cttccggagaacaCCTGGAACCCACCTTCTTAAGgaaacctaggataggataaagtaatccttctaccccccccccccttaaaaagttagatgcactattgtaaagtggttgttcactggatattcataaggtgaatgcaccaatttgtaagtcgctctggataagagcgtctgctaatgacttataGTAAATTGAATGTAagagtagacgctcttatccagagcgacttacagtagagcgcattacattttttttattatttttttatgattttttttattacatttttttacatactgagacaaggatatccctaccggcccaaaccctccctaccggccaaaccctccccctaacccggacgacctatgccaattgtgcgtcgccccacggatctcccggttgcggccggctgcgacagagcctgggcgcgaacccagagactctgtggcgcagctagcactgcgatgcagtgccctagaccactgcgccacccggagacCATCCCGGGTTCCTTCCCCCATGGagaaaccttttttggttccaggtagaacccgttttggttccaggttggaccccttttactgaggagaggcttccgtctggcctctctacctgattggtggagtgctgcagagatggttgtccttctggaaggttctcccaactctggagctctgtcagagtgaccattgggttcttggtcacctccctgaccaagaacctTCTCCCCCAATAGCTCACCCCCAATAGCTCAGTTTGGccttgcggccagctctaggaagagtcttggtggttctaaaacttcttccatttaagaatgatggaggccactgtgtccttggggaccttcaatgctgcagaaatgttttggtacaattACCCagatctgtgggaccttatatagacaggtgtgtgcctttccaatcaattgaatttaccacaggtgggctccaatcaagatgtagaaacatcaatgatgatcaacggaaacaggatgcacctgagctcaatttggagtctcatagcaaagggcctgaatacatatataaataaggcatctgtttttattgctttttatacatttgcaaaaatgtctaaatacctgttttcactttgtcattatggggtattgtgtgtagatttatgagggtaaaacaaaatgcaatccattttagaatgtggaaaaagtcaaggctacaatgtggaaaaagtcaaggggtctgaatatttcagaatgcactgtatattgagcAGAGAAAATAAAGATGAACAGAAAGTAAGACCAGAGCCAGAATAGGATGGGAGTTCTAAAGAAACAATGAAGATGTGGTTAGAAAAGAGATTGAGAGAAGACAAGGGACAAGGGGTAGGTTCGCATGAGCATGTCCTGTGCTGCTGCTCTCACCGTAGCCCCAGTGCCAGGCTGCCTCTTGGCCGAAGGGCTGGAAAGCGGGGAGGATGAGGGTAGTGCAGACAAACTGGACCGGGAGGAGTTGGTGGTGTTGTGGAGGCTGTCGCCCAGTCCATTGTCCTCGTCGGCTGAGGAGGCGTTGGCGCCCACCACCTGGGTCAGTTCCAGCAAAGGATGGAGCTGTGTGTCATCCTGCACAGCACTCCGGTTGTTCTGCCTCTCCTCAATTGACCTGTTGTTTTGATCATCCTACAAAATATGAGAAGTTATATGTAGTCTAATGAGGCACATTTGTTGCTGTTCACTTATGCACTTTGCCATGTTTTCACAACGGGGTGTAATTCTATCAGCTCGTCTCAGTAATTTGATCAGAATTCATCTAATTCAGTATGCAGTGCCGATTGGCCCAGATTCAGACCAGAGTTAAGCGTGTGTAAATGTAACACAATTCCCTTTTCATGCGCAtttctctctatgcgtattctCTTGAGTCTGTCRGACAAAATTCTAATTTgaaaggtacaccgtatttaaagggatggctgaaaaccccattgaaaatctgttggccagcaagtgggagttTTTCAGCAGTTGAACTAGATGTATTCAGAGGGCgcaaggtagccacacctgcagagcATGAATAAGGCAAGTGAATGAATAAGgcaagtctgaataccaaatactgagaagtgcataggaaaggcATGTGTAGGAATGACATAAATTCCTAAGTCGGGATCAGCCCCATTGAGTCTGACACCACAAATGTGAAAATAACTTTGGAATGAGACCGGCTGACTCACCACCTCAATTTTCAGCGTCTCACTGGGATTATTCTGGGAGTCTGGAACAGATGAAGTATGAAACACACAGGGCACTTTACTTTTAGGTACAATATTGACATGTTCTGTTGACAGCTTTAAGTGCATCACTGCTGACACAGTGAGCTTTGAGGCTCTGTTCCCTCTGGATGGCACCCTACtacctgtatagtgcactacttttgaccaggccccatagggaatagggtggcatttggaagGCATCCTGAGACTTCACTTTTGAAAGATCAAAAAGGTATTTATTTGATATAAATGACCTTTACCTCTCCTTTTACAGCAATTTCGCCTCTTCCAAGAGACAGCGGCAATTGCAGCAGTGATACCCAGTACTGCCACCACAATCACAACAACACCTGCTGTTTCAATAGAGAGAAATGAATGTTTAATGTCACAACCCCATCCATCCGCTGTTGACCAAATAAGTGGCGGGGTTGACAATTCGTCGTTGTTTGAATCCCGGAACGCCCCTTGAAATTCAGAAATAGTCATTTTCCAAAATACACGCCACATTCATAATATTCTATTGCGTTAACGCACAATAAAATCCTAATCCACAGTAATAAACAGGAGACAACAGAGCATGCAGCAAGGTGATGTCTGCTGTACCTGGACCTGGTCTTGTACCTGAGATGGTGCTGGATGTGGGCAGTCTGGTCTCACAGACCGTGTTGGACGTAGCGGTGCAGTTCTTCAGCCTCACCTCATTCTCTTTACATCTGAGATAAATGGGGGTTTCAACAAAATATCAATGGGGGTTTCAACATAATATCAATGGGGGTTTCAACaaaatatcattttaaaagccATATTAAAACCAGTTTAATTAGATTAGATTTATTGATGAATAAATGCCATGTATAAGAAAGCTATTCACCACTGTGCAATAACGTCTTCACAACAATCTAATGAAGTAAAAATGGAGGTTAGGCTAGATTTAGTTTGAGAGCATCAGCGTGTATGTTCACATATTCTATGGACATACCTTAAGCACTTTTTGCACACCTCACAGGCTTGGTCAGGGGCACAGAATAACCCAGGTTTACACCGGCACTCTCTGTCCTGAGTGATGGTGCATGCCTTCGTAGTCACCTGATCTGTGAGAGGAACATACAGAGTTTTGTAATGTTAaagacacaacaaacaaacaaacaaaaatccgACACGGGATAGATCGGTGCCTTGGAGTTCAGCCATTTCATTTGTCATTCATTCTAATGGGTCATGTTGAATTTGAAAAGGGCTAACTTGTTAAACAGAATTACCTGAGTGACACGTGGTGCACTTRAAGCACTGTCGTAGTCCGTTGCCATGTTCAGTGTACGTGTCAAACTCACAGGTCTCACAGGTTCCATGCTCAAAGGAACGCGTGCAGTACGCTTTGACATATGTACCTGAGGCCATAGAGAAACAGTTACTGGGTTATCCAAACAGGTGTCTTACCTACAGCAGACATTTGATACTGAATATGAATTACTGTAGTCGTATAACCATGGTCAATACAAGGCCAAAGTAGTGTACCATTTCAAGTGCATACACTGGTCTCAGTAGACTGAATCTTAAATCTCTATTTGTCTCACCAGCTAGGCAGTTTAAACAGCAGATGTTGTCATGTGGGTACTCCAGGTTTTCCCGGCATGAGATGTCCCGCTGTGTCAAGTTTCTGACGCTGCCTCCTGTCCGTGTCAATTTAAGGCCAGACTGAGCTGCCGCCATGGGTTTGAGGGCCCAGATTAGGAGGACAACCTTAGATAAAGATGAAGcacacatgaaaaacattgtcATCCAGTTTTCACCTAGCTTACTTTAGACACCCATAACATCTAAGGAAAGTAACCAAAGTTAGTGAGGAAATTACCGTTGTAAAAAATAGGTGtaaatctcaaatggcaccatattccccatatagcgcactactttagagggctctggtcaaaagtagggaatagcatgccatttggtACATAAACCTAGGTCTTTCTTTACTCACAATATGACATTGTAGTCCTGACAATAAATCACTTCCCCTTCAAGGAAATTCCTTCAAAAAGGTCCATATTAATGACTAACTAGAGAAGGGAAAGAAAATAATCCAAGAATGTCTATGAGATCATCCAAACCTTGTTTGTCAAGAAATGTTCTCATCTTTGTACATGCAGAGCTCCTTATTCAAGTGACAGCCTTGCCAAAACGTAGGTATGATAACAGTGCCAATATAATTGCATTCATGATCACGCCACTGATGCTCTATCAAAAACAACTAcaaatctaatgttatttgtcacatgcttcgtaaacaacaggtgtagactaacacttCATCTATAAGTGAAGCAAGCATAATGATTAGTCCCAACGATGTATGTAGTTACACAAAAACTATTTTGAAACTGGTCTTTATCTGGGTCAACTATTTGAGGGTGTTATTTCTCAACTAGAGACAAACAAGAAGCGCTGTGATGCAATTTCATCACAAATCCATTTGGAATCTCTGAGTCACAAGATACATGGGCACACCCAATTAAGCAACCTGTATTCACCTGTCAAGTATGTTCAAATATGGGCCAGCCTACAAACCTTCTTAACAAAACCCAAGCACACTCCAGAGTAGAAAAGAGGCAAGGTGACAATAGAtatgctgcatcatattatgtATTCTCCCAAAATGTTATTTGGAACATAAATACACAGTTATTTTAGCATTaaattgctaaatgttctctctgcccaaggcaaaatgtgtagaattgcaagaaattagctttaGAACTGCAACATATTCTCACTAATGCCAagcctttaaaatgttatttcccAGGGGCAGAAACTTATTTAGTCTGGCCATACACTGCAGAAACTGCttgtatgcaaaaaaataaattgcACTCTAAAGTAGGAGTTGTGTTCTGATATTATGTGGGGGTCCCTGATGTATTTGCTAACGTATCACAAAAGGCGGTCCCCGAAGCAAaataaagtttgggaacccctgccttAGTCTAACTAAACACCGGCTTCAACAGGCACTACATAATAATTTCGCACCTATATGAGGCTTTTCCATTGGCATGTTTACGCGACATTCTTTCTGGCCGCACAAATGGCGCATCGACTAAGTCAGAACATGAGTTCGACTTTTAGAATAAGTCAAAAGTAACATTACTAGTTAGGCTCCACAATTTAATTGATGAGGTAATGACAGAGCACGCGTATTGTGTGACAACAACGCTTCAAATTGATGTGGTAACAGCCGTACAGCGTGAAACAACTTACCATGTAATGTAGGACTATATTGCTCATACTTTTATCAAACCTCGCAAAATGTCAAAGGTGGCGTACATATCTCAGTTGATGAGTCCGAAAACAGAAAAGCGGCACCAGCACTCCTCCATGAATCGATGGTTTCGTTGAACAGCGCTAGATTTACTTGAGACAACTCTCCTCACGAAAAAGAAAGTTCCAAATGACGATTGGCGCAGTGCCCGTCACGCCCCTTTAGGGAAACTATTAAATAGTCCCAATTAAACCATCTCTAGCCAAGGATCGGACGCTTTTtttctgcctgtagctcaggacctgaagcaaagatatgcataATCTTGATATcagttgaaaggaaacactttgacgtttatggaaatgtgaaattaatgtaggagaataacacattagatctggtaaaatatgtttttttttttttaaatatcatctttgaaatgcaagagaaaggccacaatgtttttttccccagtttaggcacaatttagattgtggtcactagatggcagtgtatgtgcaaagttttagacggatccaatgaaccatcgcatttctgttcaaaagcctgcccaaatgtgcctaattggtttattaaaacattttcaagttcataactgtgcactttcctcaaacaatagcatggtattatttcactgtaatagctacagtaaattggacagtgcagatagattaacaataatcttttcatttttcatgcttttgtgcccatatcagatatgtttatgtcctgggaaatattcttacaacctcatgctaatcacattagcgcacgttagctcaaccgtcccacggaggggacaccgatcctgtagagcatatatgtcagagtcaaggcccgcgggccacatccggcccgcgagaaggttttttacggcccctgggatgatcttgatttattattagaaccggcccgcagaccgcagcaagccggcagcccgcagatcttttacacgcaccaatactacatttcccacaatgcaacggtgacgcaccgagcagtaggctgcttcatttcaatatttattggcacagcagtcgtcagcatcacagtaaaattaactttcagatacccatcaaaaatggcaaaacggaaggtggacactgagaaccgggggtttcaaacaaggtgggagtcggagtatatgttcacggaggtagctggaaaacctgtgtgtcttctgtgtggagaaagtgtggcggtactgaaagagtataatctgagacgacattatgaaacgaaacacgcggacaaaaacaagaatatggacatggaacaaaggtgcgatggctaagccagggaaaggtgcttcaaagatgtttcgagcttcgtgaggagatttgtctgttcttggacagcaaagggaaagacacaacacaactccgagacgaaatgtttctgtgtgaaatggcttttctgtgtgacattacgagtcatctgaatgcaatgaacttgcagctgcagggtcgggatcatgtcatctctgatatgtacagtacagtgaaggcatttaaaaccaaactgactctgtgggagacgcagatgcggaaagaaaatttgagccactttcccagctgccagaccatgaaagagaagctctctaccagtgcgttcccgagcgcacagttggctgataaaataggtatgcttgccgctgactttcgacgccgatttgctgactttgaagcacaaaaaagcaggttggaactgctcggtaacccatttgctgttgacatggaaagctcaccaccaaacctccaaatggagttgattgacctccaatgcaatgatgcactgagggcaaaatatgcggcagtgggtgctgcggagttcgcccgtttcctccccgacacaatgccccagctgcgcatccaggctgctcaaacgttgtctatgtttggcagcacatacctgtgtgaacaactgttttctttgatgaacctgaacaaaacatcacacagaagtcgacttactgctgaacacctccactcaattctgaggatttcctcagctcagagccttaccccgaacatgaGAGAGATTATATGGAACTTAATTGAGCTGGCTTTCGACTCCACCCAGGTACTGTAGTGCTTTATCCCACCTCTGTGGTTGTACTGTACGTACAGTACATGTCATGTTAAACTTCCAGTGATCTATTGTTGGGTATACATTGAGTATACATCAACATTTGGCTGTGCTTTGTTCTATTCTAGGGTTTGTAGTAGCAGTTCTATACTGTTTTCTGAATGAAGAGGTAAGTTGACACCCACACAGTTAATGTTCTAGGTtatagagaatagagagagggattgaCTGAACCCGGTGTTGAACTTTGACACTCTCCCCAGGTCAGTATGAGGTTCAGAGGAGGTGGAAGCGATGGAGACTGGAgcagtatatacactatatatacaaagtatgtgggaACCCCTTCAAAATTAAGTGGATTGAGCTATTtaaaccacacccgttgctgacagctgtataaaatcgagcacaacaGCCcagcaatcgccatagacaaacattggcagtagaatggccttactgacgaGCTCAGTAACtttaacgtggcaccatcataggatgccaccttcccaaccaagtcagttcgtaaaatgtatgccctgctagagcttcacaggtcaactgtaagtgctgctattgtgaagtgtaaacgtctaggagcaacaacgactcagccgtgaagtggtagccacacaagctcacagaacgggaccgccgagtgtaacactcactaccgagttccaaaccgtcagcacaataactgttcgcctggagcttcatgaaatgggtttccatgaacaagcagccgcacacaagcctaagatcaccatgcgcattgCCAAGTGTCAgttggagtgatgtaaagctcgccgccattggactctggaaaagtggagacgcgttctctggagtgttgaatctcgattcaccatctggcagtccgacggagaaatctgggtttggcggatgccaggagaacgctacttccCGAAATgccatagtgacaactgtaaagtttggtgtactaggaataatggtcttggggctgtttttcatggttcatgctaagcccttagttccagtgaagggaaatcgtaacgctacagcatacaatgacattctaaacgattcttCTGTCTTTCAACTATGTGgcaaagtttggggaaggccctttcctgtttcagcatgacaatgcccctgtgcacataccgaggtccatacagaaaggttttgttgtgatcagtgtggaagaaagagccctgacctcaaacccattgaacacctttgggatgaattggaatgccttctgcgaaccaggcctaatcgcccaaaataggtgcccgacctcattatgctcttgtggctgaatagaaacAAGTGctcgcagcaatattccaacaatCTAGAGCAGTGGAAGATTTAGGCATGGCAACATTGGCAGCCGCCCAGGGCAGCATCTTGCCGGGGCGGCATGGGCACCcgcacaaaaaataaaaaaataattcgaATGTGACATTTgccgcgatcggttttctatcgctcatttgcacgtcacgtcaatgatatcatgtcaccgtgtgggactgtgggtcaatttaatcttgtcggagtgggcaccctggttctagtttgtgagctaggcaggctactgcctgggaaggtctcccactcagaagtacgagattggaagggggcgggggaggttggacctcaggtctccccactggaagtcCGAGGTAGGGGgtgcgggggaatctatcaaatagcgcacctctaactttgtacagtactaatgcaattagtaatgcAATTATTGTGCACTTTAGTTtggtgtgtttcttgtttgaagtgcaaatagtgtaataatcaggttctcttcttaTAAGTGTGTtatctatttgtgtatttgtgtgatatagaatttgtgaatttagttttatttgtgtgtttttttagcaTATGGATAATAGTTGTAATAATTTGAttctctttttatttgtatttatatactacaatttgtttctatttgtctttgttactctttttgatatttatgactcttatttctgtatatatatttatatatttatatagtttataTTAATACCCAttatttggaatgagatgttcgacgagcaagtgtccacatcattttggtcatatagtgtaccTTGGGAGGCAGGCGCCAACATGGCTCATGAAGCAGCATAGGGCCAATATCCAGGTCTCCTTCCTTTCCCGGGGACCCTCCACAACACATTCTGGTCTGGTGTAACACATCCAGTCCTACACTTCATGTATGAGGCTTTGTGTCTATCTGTGACATTCTGAACATACCCAATGACTCTTGAAGGATGAGGCCTCATCCTCACCTgcagcatgcatgcatgcacaacaCACATATGATTATCAAAACTGAAAGAACGTGTGCCTGTAAAATAGTACACTATGACCACGGGATTCTAAAGGACGCATTGCACATGCTTAATTTTATTTACTCAATGATGACTTTCTTTCATGTATTTTCCAAGTGTTACAAAAGATTATGTTGATGTTTAACCGTGAAAACAAGAGCTGTTGTAAAGTTTAAAGAAATTTGTGTGAATGTGTAATTAGCAGTTCCTAGAATcaatttaaccatgtttttatgTTAGTTACACTATTTTTTATTGTAAAGCCCTCCTGCAAAAACAAACCGCCGTACCTTGCGTCATTGTTATTTACAGACGTATGAGATAACAGAACCGTCTCAGCGATGCTAAATCTGGCGATCCCTTCGCCAAACAGGCCACGTTGCGTGCGGCGAACATTGCAAAATACGTTATTCAACAATTTTAACCCACCACATCGTGCGCGTGAacaagcgtctgcgtagccatGCGCTAAAACATACTTGGTTCTTTTTACGCTCTACGCGCTAAAAGTCCCCTCCTTATTGGATATCAGGAGAGAACAAACACACTTGGATGCATGAAAGACAACGAGGAGAGACTGATGAATGATAACTAACTAGGTTTCTCTTCTTATCTGTGGATTAATAGTCGGCGTGGAGACACAATTTTGGTATGACGCCGGTACAATTCTACAAAGAACCAGCTAAAAAGAGGAACCATATGCATGTAAGGTAAAATATCAACCCAATGTTCACCTCCCaatataaactagctagctagcgaaatgtccatgaatgtttcgcCTCAATTAAATATAATTGATTCACAGTTGATTTTGGTTTTTATTAACCTGCAGATATCGCGTCCAGGTGGCGATTAGATTTTACTTCagaattttaaatattttttatgatcGTGTTTTGCATTGAATGTATTGATGTGAATATttgtttatactgtatatgtgttatAAAAGAGAGcgttggtctcagcatgactccctgtcaaaattattttataaataaaataagttgTGTGTTGCTTCACACAGGCACAATGATGGTACGACTTGATAGAATGAGAAAATAAACTTTAAAAGTTTATAAAACATCTagcagtggggcaaaaaagtatttagtcagccaccaattgtgcaagttctcccacttaaaaaagatgagagaggcctttaATTTGGAAAagaagtatttggtcacctacaaacaagcaagatttctggcgctcacagacctgtaacttcttctttaagaggctcctctgtcctccactcgttacctgtattaatggcacctgtttgaacttgttatcagtataaaagcccctgtccacaacctcaaacagtcacactccaaactccactatggccaagacacaagagctgtcaaaggacatcagaaaaaaaattgtagacctgcaccaggctgggaagactgaatctgcaataggtaagcagcttggtttgaagaaatcaactggtggagcaaattattaggaaatggaagacatacaagaccactgataatctccctcgatctggggctccacgcaagagctcacccgtggggtcaaatgatcacaagaacggtgagcaaaaatcccagaaccacacgggggacctagtgaatgacctgcagagagctgggaccaaagtaacaaagcctaccatcagtaacacactacgccgcagggactcaaatcctgcagtgccagacgtgtccccctgcttaagccagtacatgtccaggcccgtctgaagtttgctagagagcatttggattatccagaagaagattgggagaatgtcatatggtcagatgaaaccaaaataaactttttggtaaaaactcaaactcgtcgtgttttggaggacaaagaatgctgagttgcatccaaaagaacaccatacctactgtgaagcatgggggtggaaacatcatgctttggggctgtttttctgcaaagggaccaggacgactgatccgtgtaaaggaaagaatgaatggggcatgtattgtgagattttgagtgaaaacctccttccatcagcaagggcattgaagatgaaatgtggctgggtctttcagcatgacaatgatcccaaacacaccgcccaggcaacgaaggagtggcttcgtaagaagcatttcaaggtcctggagtggcctagccagtctccagatctcaaccccatagaaaatctttggagggagttgaaagtctgtgttgccagcaacagctccaaaacatcactgctctagaggagatctgcatggaggaatgggccaaaataccagcaacagtgtgtgaaaaccttgtggagACTTACAGAaaagtttgacctctgtcattgccaacaaagggtatataacaaagtattgagaaacttttgttattgaccaaatactttattttcaccataatttgcaaataaattcattaaaatcctacaatgtgattttctgaatttttctttctcatttggtctgtcatagttgaagtggtccctatgatgaaaattacaggctctctcatctttttaagtgggagaacttgcaaattggtggctgactaaatacttttttgccccactgtatatacacacacatatatatatacatatacacacacatacatatatatatacacacatcaatacagatatatatatatacaacatacatacatatatacactgctcaaaaaataaagggaacacttaaacaacacaatgtaactccaagtcaatcacacttctgtgaaatcaaactgttcacttaggaagcaacactgattgacaataaatttcacatgctgttgtgcaaatggaatagacaacaggtggaaattataggcaattagcaagacacccccaataaaggagtggttctgcaggtggtgaccacagaccactttctcagttcctatgcttcctggctgatgttttgatcacttttgaatgctgtcggtgctttcactctagtggtagcatgagacggagtcaacccacacaagtggctcaggtagtgcagctcatccaggatggcacatcaatgcgagctgtggcaagaaggtttgctgtgtctgtcagcatagtgtccagagcatggagacgctaccaggagacaggccagtacatcaggagacgtggaggaggccgtaggagggcaacaacccagcagcaggaccgctacctccgcctttgtgcaaggcggagca
This portion of the Salvelinus sp. IW2-2015 linkage group LG15, ASM291031v2, whole genome shotgun sequence genome encodes:
- the LOC111974358 gene encoding tumor necrosis factor receptor superfamily member 10B-like, giving the protein MSNIVLHYMVVLLIWALKPMAAAQSGLKLTRTGGSVRNLTQRDISCRENLEYPHDNICCLNCLAGTYVKAYCTRSFEHGTCETCEFDTYTEHGNGLRQCFKCTTCHSDQVTTKACTITQDRECRCKPGLFCAPDQACEVCKKCLRCKENEVRLKNCTATSNTVCETRLPTSSTISGTRPGPAGVVVIVVAVLGITAAIAAVSWKRRNCCKRRDSQNNPSETLKIEVDDQNNRSIEERQNNRSAVQDDTQLHPLLELTQVVGANASSADEDNGLGDSLHNTTNSSRSSLSALPSSSPLSSPSAKRQPGTGATVRAAAQDMLMWWAPTPPQHDGQWTGDSLHNTTNSSRSSLSALPSSSPLSSPSAKRQPGTGATEDVLLRKLAPLNGDESLRKSFELFEELDVYYHNRFFRHIGLGDNAIKSTAHLHPEDRVYELLKVWLEMVGMQADINDLIKALLYLDQKLSAENIISKAIANGYYEYAVN